The following proteins come from a genomic window of Desulfuromonas sp.:
- a CDS encoding putative 4-mercaptohistidine N1-methyltransferase, which produces MMPLSFLSRRVQTNCLQSNYSRYQSDEVIAQYCDAHYGPDKLGVGNFSRQIAQRCFEHLEAGQQQSALVLGCAVGRTAFELATRFRQVTGVDFSSRFIDIANRLKKTGRLHYKLINEGELLTDHGICLADFKLDKTADRVTFRQSDAQDLEPTLTGYDLVVAANLIDRLPDPGSFLSGIHERIAVNGVLLLASPNDWQEKYTPKKKWLGGYFRNGRAVKSYEQLQKKLAKHFESVNEPIDIEFTLRKTARTFSHGISQVTVWRKRGYAEAVNKIVKKYTLIVYPIGAGELDFSLISVFIEPFRALCVL; this is translated from the coding sequence ATGATGCCACTCTCTTTTTTGTCCCGTCGGGTTCAGACAAATTGTCTGCAGTCTAACTATTCACGCTACCAGTCTGACGAAGTGATCGCCCAATACTGCGACGCCCACTACGGCCCGGACAAACTCGGGGTCGGCAACTTTTCACGCCAGATCGCTCAGCGCTGCTTTGAGCATCTCGAGGCCGGGCAACAGCAATCGGCCCTGGTCCTCGGCTGTGCGGTCGGTCGCACCGCCTTCGAACTGGCCACCCGCTTCAGGCAGGTAACCGGAGTCGACTTCTCTTCACGCTTCATCGACATCGCCAATCGTCTGAAAAAAACCGGGCGACTCCACTACAAGTTGATTAATGAGGGTGAACTCCTGACGGATCACGGGATCTGTCTCGCCGATTTCAAACTCGACAAAACCGCAGACCGGGTAACGTTTCGCCAGAGTGACGCGCAGGATCTCGAACCGACTCTCACCGGTTATGATCTGGTCGTTGCCGCCAACCTGATCGACCGACTCCCGGACCCCGGCAGCTTTTTATCGGGAATACATGAAAGGATTGCCGTGAACGGAGTACTACTGCTCGCCTCTCCCAACGACTGGCAAGAGAAGTATACGCCAAAGAAGAAATGGCTCGGGGGGTATTTCCGGAACGGTCGTGCGGTCAAATCGTACGAACAGCTTCAAAAAAAGCTCGCCAAACATTTCGAATCTGTCAATGAGCCGATAGATATTGAATTCACCCTGCGCAAGACCGCACGAACCTTCAGTCACGGCATTTCACAGGTAACGGTCTGGCGAAAAAGAGGATACGCAGAGGCGGTCAACAAAATCGTCAAAAAATATACATTGATCGTTTACCCGATCGGCGCAGGTGAACTCGATTTTTCGCTTATTTCCGTATTCATAGAACCGTTCAGAGCGCTGTGCGTTTTGTAA
- a CDS encoding YggU family protein, protein MPDWLRSVEEGTVISLHVQPRASRNEIIGEQDGALKVRLTSPPVEGAANKLCCEIFAKTCGVPKRNVSILSGEKSRQKRLLVSGLSVAVVQEKIEEQIKR, encoded by the coding sequence ATGCCGGATTGGCTCCGGTCGGTCGAGGAGGGGACGGTGATCTCCCTGCATGTTCAGCCGCGCGCCAGTAGAAATGAGATTATCGGAGAGCAGGACGGCGCTCTGAAGGTACGGTTGACCTCGCCGCCGGTCGAAGGAGCCGCGAACAAGCTCTGCTGTGAAATTTTTGCCAAGACCTGCGGCGTGCCGAAGCGAAACGTTTCAATCCTTTCCGGTGAGAAGTCACGGCAAAAAAGGCTGCTGGTATCCGGTCTTTCGGTTGCTGTGGTGCAGGAGAAAATTGAAGAACAAATAAAGAGATAA
- a CDS encoding cell division protein DivIVA → MAITPIDIQQKQFKTRPFGYEKYGVDEFLEALAEEVEKILRLNQELREELARTRASLDEMKQRETTLKDTLVTTQKMVKDIKANANKEADIVLSDAQLKAERIVRDADERRIQLINEIQEVKRQKISFETSLRALVMSHIKLLDLEVVEVEGSSNAENHLLEESLPFDEITASELNGVDFDLDDNGFDPESL, encoded by the coding sequence ATGGCTATTACGCCGATTGACATACAACAGAAACAGTTCAAAACCCGCCCGTTCGGATACGAAAAGTATGGCGTTGACGAGTTTCTCGAGGCCCTCGCCGAAGAAGTCGAAAAGATTCTTCGTCTCAACCAGGAATTGCGTGAGGAGCTGGCCCGGACGCGGGCTTCTCTCGATGAGATGAAACAGCGTGAAACCACCCTCAAGGATACCCTGGTCACGACCCAGAAGATGGTCAAGGACATCAAGGCCAACGCCAATAAGGAAGCCGACATTGTTCTCAGCGATGCCCAGCTCAAGGCCGAACGGATCGTGCGCGACGCCGATGAGCGCCGGATCCAGCTGATCAACGAGATCCAGGAGGTCAAGCGGCAGAAGATTTCGTTCGAAACCTCCCTGCGTGCCCTGGTGATGAGTCATATCAAGCTGCTTGATCTCGAGGTCGTCGAAGTCGAGGGGAGCAGTAATGCCGAAAACCACCTGCTTGAGGAATCCCTCCCTTTCGATGAAATCACTGCCAGTGAACTGAACGGCGTCGATTTCGATCTCGACGATAACGGATTTGATCCGGAGTCTCTCTGA
- a CDS encoding YggT family protein — protein sequence MLREIILAFAQVVDLVFTLYIFILLGRVIISWVNPDPYNPIVRFLHNATDPVLYRIRRVVPLVFGGFDLTPLVLLILLQFLQRVVVKGLAQLAYTI from the coding sequence ATGTTGCGTGAAATTATTCTGGCATTTGCTCAGGTGGTCGACCTGGTTTTTACCCTCTATATCTTTATCCTGCTCGGGCGGGTTATAATCTCCTGGGTTAATCCCGACCCCTATAATCCGATCGTCCGTTTCCTTCATAACGCAACCGATCCGGTTCTCTATCGCATCCGCCGGGTGGTGCCGCTGGTCTTCGGTGGCTTTGACTTGACGCCGCTGGTGTTGCTGATCCTGTTGCAGTTTTTGCAACGGGTTGTCGTCAAGGGGCTGGCGCAGCTGGCCTACACCATTTAG
- a CDS encoding 3-deoxy-7-phosphoheptulonate synthase: protein MVRTNNLKVSSLTPIIAPAELKQVFPLAEKKAEFVMTARKHVQNIIFNRDPRLMVVVGPCSIHDPDAAIDYARKLARLSKDLDDQLFIVMRVYFEKPRTTIGWKGLINDPDLDGTHQISKGLGVARNLLCRLTDLELPVATEMLDPITPQYMSDLISWGAIGARTTESQVHREMASGLSFPVGFKNGTDGSLQIALDAMKSALHPHNFLGISSEGKTAIVKTTGNSDVHIVLRGGNNGPNYRSEDIKSTEQMLEKAGLEAGIMVDCSHANSNKNHEKQPEVLAEVIRQITAGNSSINSVMVESNLKAGNQPMADSLENLEYGVSITDKCVDWETTEKMLRDTHAELKKIGGRNI from the coding sequence ATGGTACGCACCAACAATCTGAAGGTTTCCAGCCTGACGCCTATTATTGCTCCGGCCGAACTGAAGCAGGTTTTCCCGCTGGCAGAAAAGAAAGCGGAATTCGTGATGACGGCCCGGAAGCATGTCCAGAATATAATTTTTAACAGGGATCCGCGGTTGATGGTTGTGGTCGGCCCCTGTTCGATTCACGATCCCGATGCGGCGATCGATTACGCAAGGAAACTCGCCAGACTCAGCAAGGATCTTGACGACCAGCTGTTCATCGTGATGCGGGTCTACTTCGAAAAACCGCGGACAACGATCGGCTGGAAAGGACTGATCAACGACCCTGACCTCGACGGGACGCATCAGATTTCAAAAGGGCTCGGTGTCGCCCGCAACCTGCTGTGCCGACTGACCGACCTGGAACTGCCGGTCGCAACCGAAATGCTCGACCCGATCACGCCGCAATACATGTCGGACCTGATCAGTTGGGGAGCGATCGGTGCCCGGACAACCGAGTCGCAGGTTCATCGCGAGATGGCAAGCGGCCTCTCCTTCCCGGTCGGGTTCAAGAACGGCACCGACGGCTCCCTGCAGATCGCCCTGGATGCCATGAAATCGGCCCTGCACCCGCACAATTTTCTCGGAATCAGCTCCGAGGGGAAAACGGCGATTGTCAAAACAACCGGCAACAGCGATGTTCACATTGTATTGCGCGGCGGCAACAACGGCCCGAATTACAGATCCGAAGACATCAAGAGCACCGAACAGATGCTTGAAAAGGCCGGCCTTGAAGCCGGCATCATGGTTGATTGCAGTCACGCCAATTCGAACAAGAACCACGAAAAGCAGCCGGAAGTTCTGGCCGAGGTGATCAGGCAAATTACCGCCGGAAATTCCTCGATCAACTCGGTCATGGTTGAAAGCAATCTCAAGGCCGGCAACCAGCCGATGGCCGATTCCCTGGAGAATCTCGAGTACGGTGTTTCAATTACCGACAAATGCGTCGACTGGGAGACCACCGAAAAAATGCTCCGTGATACGCATGCCGAGTTGAAAAAGATCGGCGGAAGGAACATATAG
- a CDS encoding carbon monoxide dehydrogenase, producing MRWGFGRNHYKVAPGLYALNNPTADSPVLVSANYKLSFDVLRRSVATLDAWLLVIDSKGINVWCAAGKGTFGTDEIIHRVKATSLEQIVLHKELIVPQLGAPGIAAHEVKKGCGFKVIYGPVKAKDITAFLSSGQKATPEMRRITFTTFERFILTPVEITVLWKKILWAMLVLFIIGGIGPGIFSLSAAWSRGLGAIAVGLAGVLAGAVLTPVLLPWLPGRAFAIKGAVVGAAIALLGLILCAGQPGFGHSLAALLALTAISSFVAMNFTGSSTYTSPTGVETEMRQAIPFQLAALLVAATAFIWAAF from the coding sequence ATGCGCTGGGGCTTTGGCCGGAACCACTACAAGGTTGCACCCGGCCTCTATGCACTGAACAATCCGACCGCCGACTCCCCGGTTCTCGTTTCCGCAAACTACAAGCTCAGCTTCGATGTTCTGCGGCGATCGGTCGCGACTCTCGATGCCTGGCTCCTGGTGATTGATAGCAAAGGGATAAACGTCTGGTGTGCCGCCGGTAAAGGAACCTTCGGTACCGACGAGATCATCCATCGGGTCAAGGCCACCAGTCTCGAACAAATCGTTCTTCACAAGGAATTGATCGTCCCGCAACTCGGCGCCCCGGGCATCGCTGCTCATGAAGTCAAAAAGGGGTGTGGCTTCAAAGTCATCTACGGACCGGTCAAGGCAAAGGATATTACCGCATTTCTCTCTTCCGGACAAAAAGCGACACCGGAGATGCGGCGGATCACCTTCACCACTTTCGAGCGTTTTATCCTGACCCCGGTCGAGATAACCGTTCTCTGGAAAAAAATTCTCTGGGCGATGCTCGTCCTGTTTATCATTGGCGGCATCGGACCCGGGATATTTTCATTATCAGCTGCCTGGAGTCGCGGCCTCGGGGCGATCGCTGTCGGCCTCGCCGGGGTGCTTGCCGGAGCCGTGCTGACTCCGGTTCTGTTGCCGTGGCTCCCGGGCAGAGCGTTTGCCATCAAAGGTGCCGTTGTCGGCGCAGCCATAGCCCTACTCGGACTGATCCTGTGCGCCGGACAGCCCGGCTTCGGTCATTCCCTCGCCGCCCTGCTTGCATTGACCGCAATTTCGTCGTTTGTCGCAATGAATTTCACCGGTTCTTCGACCTACACTTCACCGACCGGTGTTGAAACTGAAATGCGCCAGGCTATTCCATTTCAACTGGCCGCCCTGCTGGTGGCAGCAACGGCATTCATCTGGGCCGCTTTTTAG
- a CDS encoding ferredoxin yields MSEHRYLEGVVTLQYDEPTCIGCGMCATVCPHAVFEMRDKKAAITDRDRCMECGACAKNCPVEAISVKAGVGCASAIIHSWLTGEEPSCDCASGGC; encoded by the coding sequence ATGAGTGAGCACCGCTATCTTGAAGGGGTTGTCACCCTGCAGTATGACGAGCCGACCTGCATCGGCTGCGGTATGTGCGCCACGGTCTGTCCGCATGCGGTGTTCGAGATGCGCGACAAGAAAGCAGCGATCACTGATCGTGACCGCTGCATGGAGTGCGGCGCCTGCGCCAAAAATTGTCCGGTCGAGGCCATTTCGGTCAAAGCCGGCGTTGGCTGTGCCAGCGCAATTATTCACAGTTGGCTGACCGGCGAAGAGCCGAGCTGCGACTGCGCCAGCGGCGGTTGTTAA
- a CDS encoding DUF1611 domain-containing protein, producing METISADRLRRAKWAYTTRRVDQVKVAGILTDSPVPQAGDLVLARVDSLGQHRRLELTTSRRAEMFEGDEIVVAFGNRYAPDQFEGIVPDKFEPCRLVAAGGVAARVLNWHTRMKRATKITPIGLLTDKKGNRINLRNFRMPQTEGAAERPFVLAVAGTSMNSGKTTACSNLVKGMVRRNLRVAAAKITGTGAGADYRILVDAGADPVYDFVDAGYVSTYRITDEALLDVVKTLCGHLEESGVDIIILEIADGLLQRETARIFNMAEFTSRLDGIIFAANDALGAQSGISRLSSLGLPLIGCTGVLTSSPLATRETEAATGLPVYQTNNLRRAHVAAMVYNTLRNRRRKG from the coding sequence ATGGAAACAATATCTGCTGACCGGTTGCGGCGAGCCAAGTGGGCCTACACCACCCGTCGAGTTGACCAAGTTAAAGTAGCCGGGATCCTGACTGATTCTCCGGTCCCGCAAGCCGGCGATCTTGTTCTTGCCCGCGTCGATTCCCTGGGACAGCACCGACGACTTGAACTGACGACAAGCCGACGGGCCGAAATGTTTGAGGGCGACGAGATCGTGGTGGCCTTCGGCAATCGCTACGCACCTGACCAATTCGAAGGGATCGTCCCCGACAAATTCGAACCGTGTCGTCTTGTCGCCGCCGGGGGAGTTGCCGCGCGCGTTCTCAACTGGCATACGCGCATGAAACGTGCGACCAAGATCACCCCGATCGGGCTTTTGACCGATAAAAAAGGGAATCGCATTAATTTGCGCAATTTCAGAATGCCACAGACGGAAGGAGCCGCAGAAAGGCCTTTTGTTCTTGCTGTTGCCGGAACCTCAATGAACAGTGGCAAGACAACCGCATGCTCCAATCTGGTCAAGGGAATGGTCCGCCGCAATCTCAGGGTTGCAGCGGCAAAAATCACTGGGACCGGGGCCGGGGCTGATTACCGGATCCTGGTTGATGCCGGGGCCGACCCGGTCTATGATTTTGTCGATGCCGGCTATGTATCGACTTACCGCATCACCGACGAAGCCCTTCTCGACGTCGTCAAAACTCTCTGCGGACACCTTGAAGAGAGTGGTGTCGATATCATTATTCTTGAAATAGCCGACGGTCTGCTGCAGCGGGAAACGGCTCGTATTTTCAATATGGCCGAGTTCACTTCACGCCTTGATGGCATCATTTTCGCTGCCAATGACGCTCTCGGAGCGCAATCCGGAATTTCCCGCCTGTCCTCTCTCGGTTTGCCGCTGATCGGCTGCACCGGTGTCCTGACTTCATCACCCCTCGCGACCAGAGAAACCGAAGCCGCAACGGGTCTTCCGGTCTACCAGACCAACAACCTGCGCCGGGCCCACGTTGCCGCCATGGTTTACAATACCCTGCGCAACCGCCGACGCAAGGGATAA
- a CDS encoding ABC transporter ATP-binding protein, whose protein sequence is MAEATEEKQGVLPKVFFRQRRWLLIRLIINGFLQAASIVGSMLLVRYAFDALLNPTFDDPEVHMFEMTEVNDIWFFACGLLACTGLAAWLRWIQRVDAERLGQSYIHRIRLMLYDKMGRCAPRALGRRSSGSTILRFIGDLSAIRRWVSLGLARIVVASIIAIISLGFLAWLDIYLATVSILLLTFGLLWNLLLGPKMHQTISEARKRRGRLAANISEKIRSFTVIQAFDQVDRERRRYRNQSQKLRDAMISRARASGKMRVVTEGATAASLGLVLSLGALLVFKGITTSGNVVAAMAVVGFLSTPIRDLGRVHEYFQGAQVSREKILQFMRTRNLRGRDPDLPDLKIDKGLIEFREVTLEGALYGISASAPPGSRIAIIGPNGAGKSTLLHVINRLVDPDSGQVLVDGQELSRCNLASIRRMIGSVSPDLPLLRGSVRYNLCYRWRDAPEEEVTRVKKLCLLDEMINSFPQGEKHRIQEGGQNLSLGQRHRLALARAVLGNPSILILDEIDANLDPQATAVVDHVIESFPGTILMVTRAEERLGRADEVWHIRSGRLIKKEHLTTNREQVTTV, encoded by the coding sequence ATGGCTGAAGCAACTGAAGAAAAACAGGGTGTTCTGCCAAAGGTCTTTTTCCGGCAGCGCCGCTGGTTGTTGATCCGTTTGATCATCAACGGTTTTTTACAGGCGGCCTCGATTGTCGGTTCGATGCTCCTGGTGCGTTACGCCTTCGATGCCTTACTCAATCCGACATTTGACGATCCCGAAGTTCACATGTTCGAAATGACCGAGGTCAATGACATCTGGTTTTTCGCTTGCGGACTTCTCGCCTGCACCGGCCTGGCGGCATGGTTGCGCTGGATTCAGCGAGTTGATGCGGAGAGACTTGGCCAATCATACATCCACCGCATCCGTCTGATGCTGTACGATAAAATGGGACGATGTGCACCGCGCGCCCTCGGCCGCCGGTCTTCCGGTTCGACCATTCTTCGTTTCATCGGGGATCTGAGCGCCATCCGGCGCTGGGTCAGCCTCGGCCTCGCCCGCATTGTTGTCGCGTCGATTATCGCAATCATCTCCCTCGGTTTTTTGGCATGGCTCGATATCTACCTGGCCACGGTTTCGATCCTGTTGCTGACCTTCGGCCTGCTCTGGAACCTGTTGCTCGGCCCGAAGATGCACCAGACCATTTCCGAAGCGAGAAAACGGCGGGGTCGCCTGGCAGCCAACATCAGCGAAAAGATCCGTTCCTTTACTGTCATCCAGGCGTTTGATCAGGTCGATCGCGAGAGAAGACGATATCGGAATCAGAGCCAGAAGCTTCGTGATGCCATGATCTCCCGGGCCAGGGCCTCCGGCAAAATGCGCGTCGTCACCGAAGGAGCGACCGCGGCATCACTCGGTCTCGTCCTTTCACTCGGCGCGCTGTTGGTCTTCAAGGGAATAACAACCTCGGGAAATGTTGTTGCAGCCATGGCTGTCGTCGGCTTTCTCTCGACCCCGATCCGCGACCTCGGTCGGGTCCATGAATACTTTCAGGGCGCCCAGGTTTCTCGGGAGAAAATCCTGCAGTTCATGCGCACCCGCAACCTGCGCGGCCGGGATCCGGATCTTCCTGACCTGAAAATTGACAAAGGACTGATCGAATTCAGGGAGGTCACCCTCGAGGGAGCCTTGTACGGCATTTCCGCCTCGGCCCCACCCGGTTCAAGGATCGCCATTATCGGCCCCAACGGTGCAGGCAAGTCGACCCTGCTCCATGTTATCAACCGATTGGTCGACCCCGATTCCGGACAGGTGCTGGTCGATGGTCAGGAGCTGTCCCGGTGCAACCTCGCTTCGATCCGACGCATGATCGGATCGGTCAGCCCCGACCTCCCCCTGCTCCGCGGCTCGGTGAGATATAATCTCTGCTATCGTTGGCGTGATGCGCCCGAAGAGGAGGTCACACGGGTCAAGAAACTCTGCCTGCTGGATGAAATGATCAATTCTTTTCCGCAGGGGGAGAAACACCGTATTCAGGAAGGCGGGCAGAATCTCTCGCTCGGCCAGCGTCACCGGCTGGCTCTGGCGCGGGCGGTACTCGGGAATCCGTCGATACTCATCCTCGATGAAATCGACGCCAACCTCGACCCGCAAGCGACTGCGGTCGTCGATCATGTGATCGAAAGCTTTCCCGGCACAATTCTTATGGTGACCCGGGCCGAAGAAAGGCTCGGCCGGGCCGACGAAGTCTGGCATATACGCTCTGGCAGGCTGATCAAAAAGGAGCACTTGACGACGAACCGGGAACAGGTCACAACGGTTTAA
- a CDS encoding MerR family transcriptional regulator — translation MALGKTWYDPEEASAKFGIPVERILEWVDEGLVRTEKGDGAVRVNIDDLKLEVQNYIAEE, via the coding sequence ATGGCCCTGGGTAAAACCTGGTACGATCCGGAAGAAGCTTCTGCCAAGTTTGGTATTCCGGTTGAGAGAATCCTCGAGTGGGTCGACGAAGGGCTCGTTCGCACCGAAAAAGGAGATGGAGCCGTTCGTGTCAACATTGATGATCTCAAACTTGAGGTGCAGAATTATATTGCTGAAGAATAA
- a CDS encoding diguanylate cyclase response regulator — protein MANSILIIDDNRTIRQQVREILHGTELFENCHEAGDGIEGFKILLSEKIDIILCDLEMPGMDGYKFLRMVASREELMDIPVILLTSHEEQEAKIRGLEAGASDYVTKPFFPAELLARVKVQLKIKSLQDSLKQSNLQLKELSQTDALTGLANRRQLMNILAIEFERSRRTGTPFSILMIDLDHFKKINDNYGHQDGDVVLRSTAELMLAHLRQYDTAARFGGEEFTLVLPETDPVEAAGVAERIRKEISKMTFTGSIAKLKLTASIGVATVPKDNIGSLDDFLRAADDALYQAKNNGRNRVEVLT, from the coding sequence ATGGCGAACTCAATACTCATCATCGACGACAACAGAACGATCCGCCAGCAGGTTCGCGAAATCCTGCACGGCACCGAACTTTTTGAAAACTGTCATGAAGCGGGTGACGGCATCGAGGGATTCAAGATCCTGCTCAGCGAGAAAATTGACATTATCCTCTGTGATCTCGAAATGCCCGGCATGGATGGCTACAAGTTTCTCCGCATGGTCGCTTCTCGCGAAGAACTGATGGACATCCCGGTAATCCTTCTGACCAGCCATGAAGAGCAGGAGGCGAAAATCCGCGGGCTGGAAGCCGGGGCGAGTGATTATGTGACCAAACCTTTTTTCCCGGCTGAACTGCTCGCCCGGGTCAAGGTCCAGCTCAAAATCAAATCATTACAGGACAGTCTCAAGCAGAGCAACCTTCAACTTAAGGAGCTCTCCCAGACCGATGCCCTGACCGGCCTCGCCAACCGGCGGCAGCTGATGAATATCCTGGCTATTGAATTTGAACGGAGCCGTCGAACCGGCACCCCTTTTTCAATATTGATGATCGATCTCGATCATTTCAAGAAAATCAATGACAACTACGGCCACCAGGATGGGGACGTGGTATTACGGTCTACTGCCGAGTTGATGCTGGCGCATCTGCGTCAATACGACACAGCGGCCCGATTCGGAGGTGAGGAGTTTACCCTGGTGCTGCCGGAGACCGACCCGGTCGAAGCGGCCGGAGTGGCTGAGCGGATCCGCAAGGAAATTTCAAAAATGACCTTCACCGGCAGTATCGCCAAGCTGAAGCTTACCGCCAGTATCGGTGTCGCAACAGTCCCGAAGGATAATATCGGGAGTCTTGATGATTTTCTCAGAGCGGCCGACGATGCCCTTTACCAGGCAAAAAACAACGGCCGCAACCGGGTTGAAGTTCTCACCTGA
- a CDS encoding cytoplasmic protein: protein MDRRQFIRNSLQAAIMAAAAGSLPMLELVPVAQAAGGPDLAVRKGTDIPLLVRETLSALGGMDRFVKSGETVVVKPNIGWDRSVELAANTHPEVVKAVVQLCLEAGAKEVRIFDRTCNDARRCYVNSGIRDALESIRSDRVSLEHMDRRAYQEVALKGGVALDEWSFYKPALEADRFINVPIAKHHSISRLTLAMKNVMGVIGGNRGALHRRIDESLADINSVIHSDLTIVDATRILVANGPQGGRLSDVRQLQTLIASPDIIAADSYAATLFGLEPGEISTIVAGARRGLGTMDLSRVNKV from the coding sequence ATGGATCGACGTCAGTTTATTCGTAATTCTTTGCAGGCAGCGATCATGGCTGCCGCTGCCGGATCGTTGCCGATGCTCGAACTGGTGCCGGTGGCGCAGGCGGCCGGCGGCCCTGACCTGGCTGTTCGCAAGGGCACCGATATTCCGCTGCTGGTTCGTGAGACGCTTTCGGCTCTTGGCGGCATGGACCGTTTTGTCAAGTCAGGAGAGACCGTGGTCGTCAAGCCGAATATTGGCTGGGACCGGTCGGTTGAGCTGGCGGCCAATACCCATCCCGAAGTAGTGAAAGCTGTCGTCCAGCTCTGTCTTGAAGCGGGTGCCAAAGAGGTCAGGATTTTTGACCGGACCTGTAATGATGCCAGGCGCTGCTACGTCAACAGCGGTATCCGCGACGCTCTCGAGTCGATCCGTTCCGACCGGGTTTCGCTCGAACATATGGATCGCCGCGCCTACCAGGAGGTCGCCCTGAAGGGGGGCGTCGCCCTCGATGAATGGTCTTTCTATAAACCGGCCCTCGAGGCCGACCGGTTCATCAACGTGCCGATTGCCAAGCATCATTCGATTTCCCGGCTGACTTTGGCGATGAAGAACGTCATGGGGGTGATTGGAGGGAATCGCGGCGCCCTGCATCGGCGGATCGATGAATCGCTGGCCGATATCAACAGTGTCATTCATTCCGACCTGACCATCGTCGATGCGACGCGAATCCTGGTCGCCAACGGTCCGCAGGGCGGCCGACTCAGCGATGTCCGACAACTGCAGACCCTGATCGCATCACCCGATATCATCGCAGCCGACAGCTACGCAGCAACCCTGTTCGGTCTCGAACCCGGCGAGATTTCGACTATCGTTGCCGGCGCCCGGCGCGGACTCGGGACCATGGATCTATCGCGGGTGAACAAGGTTTGA
- a CDS encoding DUF3467 domain-containing protein, whose product MSEQQPKEVKIEIQVDEEIAQGVYSNLAVVNHSDAEFTLDFIFVQPQAPRAKVRSRVITSPKHVKRFLKALEENLKRYEENFGTVDIGPSDSGPQAGNYH is encoded by the coding sequence ATGAGTGAACAGCAACCGAAGGAAGTGAAAATCGAAATTCAGGTCGACGAAGAGATCGCTCAGGGGGTCTACTCCAACCTCGCCGTTGTCAACCACAGCGACGCCGAGTTCACCCTCGACTTTATTTTCGTCCAGCCACAGGCGCCACGGGCCAAGGTCCGTTCGCGGGTAATTACCTCGCCGAAACATGTCAAACGATTCCTCAAGGCACTCGAGGAGAACCTGAAACGATATGAAGAGAATTTCGGGACGGTCGATATCGGACCGTCCGATTCCGGACCGCAGGCCGGCAACTACCACTGA